In a genomic window of Streptomyces noursei ATCC 11455:
- the argB gene encoding acetylglutamate kinase: protein MTTRKHTALPKARTLVEALPWLTRHHGKTVVIKFGGNAMVDDELKRAFAQDVVFLRHAGLRPVVVHGGGPQISAQLELLGLASEFKAGLRVTSPEAMNVVRMVLAGQVQRELVGLLNEHGPLAVGMTGEDARLMSATKHYADVDGERIDIGRVGEITAIDPGAVQALLDDGRIPVISSVARSSDDGDGAGVFNVNADTAAAALAAALGAETLMVLTDVEGLYEDWPHSDEVISRLTASQLEKLLPDLASGMVPKMQGCLHAVRHGVRNARVIDGRVQHSILLEIFTDEGIGTMVVPDPDPASATGPHGSTTHHTAEGTA, encoded by the coding sequence ATGACCACCCGTAAGCACACCGCGCTCCCCAAGGCCCGCACGCTCGTCGAGGCGCTGCCCTGGCTGACCCGGCACCACGGCAAGACCGTGGTGATCAAGTTCGGCGGCAACGCCATGGTCGACGACGAGCTCAAGCGCGCCTTCGCCCAGGACGTGGTCTTCCTGCGGCACGCCGGACTGCGCCCGGTCGTCGTCCACGGCGGCGGCCCGCAGATCAGCGCCCAGCTCGAACTCCTCGGCCTGGCCTCGGAGTTCAAGGCCGGCCTGCGGGTCACCTCGCCCGAGGCGATGAACGTCGTCCGGATGGTGCTGGCCGGCCAGGTCCAGCGCGAGCTGGTCGGCCTGCTCAACGAGCACGGCCCGCTCGCCGTCGGCATGACCGGCGAGGACGCCCGGCTGATGTCCGCCACCAAGCACTACGCGGACGTCGACGGCGAGCGGATCGACATCGGCCGGGTCGGCGAGATCACCGCCATCGACCCCGGCGCGGTGCAGGCCCTGCTGGACGACGGCCGGATCCCGGTGATCTCGTCCGTCGCCCGCAGCAGCGACGACGGCGACGGCGCCGGCGTCTTCAACGTCAACGCCGACACCGCCGCCGCCGCCCTGGCCGCGGCGCTCGGCGCGGAGACCCTGATGGTGCTCACCGACGTCGAGGGCCTCTACGAGGACTGGCCGCACAGCGACGAGGTGATCTCCCGGCTCACCGCGAGCCAGCTGGAGAAGCTGCTGCCCGACCTGGCCAGCGGCATGGTCCCCAAGATGCAGGGCTGCCTGCACGCCGTGCGCCACGGCGTGCGCAACGCCCGGGTCATCGACGGGCGGGTCCAGCACTCGATCCTGCTGGAGATCTTCACCGACGAGGGCATCGGCACGATGGTGGTCCCGGACCCCGATCCGGCGTCGGCCACCGGCCCGCACGGCAGCACCACACACCACACTGCGGAGGGGACGGCATGA
- a CDS encoding acetylornithine transaminase, giving the protein MSDGTATDTPATRGTVTGGGPVTNEGLTGRWQGAMMDNFGTPRVPLVRGEGVTVWDADGNAYLDFLGGIAVNALGHAHPAVVRAVSDQVATLGHVSNLFVAEPTVALAERLLALTGRPGRVYFSNSGAEANEAAFKIGRLTGRTHMVSATGGFHGRTMGALALTGQPAKQDPFRPLPGDVEHVPYGDVDALRAAVTTDTALVVLEPIQGENGVVVPAPDYLRAAREITAATGTLLVLDEIQTGIGRTGHWLASAAQGIEADVITLAKGLGGGLPIGATLAFGPAADLLTPGSHGSTFSGNPIVCAGALAVLDTIEADGLLDHVQRVGARLRAGIAALEHPLVGQVRGAGLLLGIVLTGPLASHVQQAAQDAGLLVNAVAPDVIRLAPPLIVSDEQVETFLQKLPGVLKKAEESANGERGSGD; this is encoded by the coding sequence ATGAGCGACGGCACGGCGACGGACACCCCGGCGACCCGGGGCACGGTGACCGGCGGAGGACCGGTCACCAACGAGGGGCTCACCGGGCGCTGGCAGGGCGCCATGATGGACAACTTCGGCACCCCCCGCGTCCCGCTCGTCCGCGGCGAGGGCGTCACCGTCTGGGACGCCGACGGCAATGCCTACCTCGACTTCCTCGGCGGGATCGCGGTCAACGCGCTCGGCCACGCCCACCCCGCGGTGGTCCGCGCGGTCTCCGACCAGGTCGCCACCCTCGGCCATGTGTCGAACCTCTTCGTCGCCGAGCCCACCGTGGCCCTCGCCGAGCGCCTGCTCGCGCTCACCGGCCGGCCCGGCCGGGTCTACTTCTCCAACTCCGGCGCCGAGGCGAACGAGGCCGCCTTCAAGATCGGCCGGCTGACCGGCCGCACCCACATGGTCAGCGCCACCGGCGGCTTCCACGGCCGCACCATGGGCGCCCTGGCCCTCACCGGCCAGCCCGCCAAGCAGGACCCGTTCCGCCCGCTGCCCGGCGACGTCGAGCACGTCCCGTACGGCGACGTGGACGCCCTGCGGGCCGCCGTCACCACCGACACCGCCCTCGTCGTCCTGGAGCCGATCCAGGGCGAGAACGGCGTGGTCGTCCCGGCGCCCGACTACCTCCGGGCCGCCCGCGAGATCACCGCCGCCACCGGCACCCTGCTGGTCCTCGACGAGATCCAGACCGGCATCGGCCGCACCGGCCACTGGCTGGCGTCCGCGGCCCAGGGGATCGAGGCCGACGTCATCACCCTCGCCAAGGGCCTCGGCGGCGGCCTCCCCATCGGCGCCACCCTCGCCTTCGGCCCGGCCGCCGACCTGCTCACCCCCGGCTCGCACGGCTCGACGTTCAGCGGCAACCCGATCGTCTGCGCCGGCGCCCTCGCCGTCCTGGACACCATCGAGGCGGACGGCCTCCTCGACCACGTCCAGCGGGTCGGTGCGCGCCTGCGCGCCGGCATCGCCGCCCTGGAGCACCCGTTGGTCGGCCAGGTCCGCGGCGCCGGGCTGCTCCTCGGTATCGTCTTGACCGGGCCCCTCGCGTCACACGTGCAGCAGGCGGCCCAGGACGCGGGCCTTCTGGTCAACGCGGTCGCGCCGGACGTCATCCGGCTCGCCCCGCCGCTGATCGTCTCCGACGAGCAGGTGGAGACCTTCCTCCAGAAGCTCCCCGGCGTCCTCAAGAAGGCCGAGGAATCGGCCAACGGGGAACGAGGATCCGGAGACTGA
- a CDS encoding arginine repressor, translating into MTEPQGNESHTSGPAVPQTRTARHRRIVDILNRQPVRSQSQLAKLLADDGLSVTQATLSRDLDELGAVKIRNTGGELIYAVPSEGGDRKPRAPLGESAKEERMRRLSGELLISAEASANLVVLRTPPGAAQFLASAIDQAELHDILGTIAGDDTLMLISRDPSGGQALADHLLRLAQKDDRGAP; encoded by the coding sequence ATGACCGAGCCGCAGGGCAACGAGTCGCACACCAGCGGCCCGGCCGTACCGCAGACCCGCACCGCCCGCCACCGCCGGATCGTGGACATCCTCAACCGGCAACCGGTCCGCTCCCAGAGCCAGCTCGCCAAGCTGCTCGCCGACGACGGGCTCTCCGTCACCCAGGCGACGCTCTCCCGCGACCTGGACGAACTGGGTGCGGTCAAGATCCGCAACACCGGCGGGGAGCTGATCTACGCGGTACCGAGCGAGGGCGGCGACCGCAAGCCGCGGGCGCCGCTGGGGGAGTCCGCCAAGGAGGAGCGGATGCGCCGCCTCTCCGGCGAACTCCTCATCTCCGCCGAGGCGTCCGCCAACCTCGTCGTCCTGCGCACCCCGCCGGGCGCCGCCCAGTTCCTGGCCTCCGCCATCGACCAGGCGGAACTCCACGACATCCTCGGCACCATCGCGGGCGACGACACCCTGATGCTGATCAGCCGCGACCCGTCCGGCGGGCAGGCGCTCGCGGACCATCTGCTGCGGCTGGCGCAGAAGGACGACCGCGGGGCGCCGTGA
- the pstS gene encoding phosphate ABC transporter substrate-binding protein PstS, translating to MKPQRKAGPRTRALGAVAVCGALALTACGANGGSAPSPSPSAPSPSPSAAAGAIACGRTATLRASGSTAQQYAMKYWITTYTRACAGTRISYDGNGSGAGQDDFLRGRTAFAGSDSPLDADQVKQSEKVCADGGRAIHLPIVGGPIAVAFHLPGVDRLVLDAPTLAKIFNGRITRWDDPAIAGLNKDTKLPATPIRTFHRSDSSGTTDNFTAYLAATARDAWPYPHAKEWPARGGGSAKGSADLAAQVQRTTGGIGYVELPYAVDRMLRTVSVATGAATPADANVIAASHAIAGARTVNTGHDVILDLDYGTKVPGAYPIDVVTYEIVCDKGNKPETWPATKAFLAYMASQKGQQNLTFQGYATLPAKVVDAVRHEIGTLS from the coding sequence GTGAAGCCTCAGCGGAAGGCCGGCCCGCGCACCAGGGCCCTCGGGGCGGTGGCCGTGTGCGGCGCCCTCGCCCTCACGGCCTGCGGTGCGAACGGCGGCTCGGCCCCCTCTCCCAGCCCGTCCGCCCCGTCCCCCAGCCCGTCCGCCGCCGCGGGCGCCATCGCCTGCGGCAGGACGGCCACCCTGCGGGCCTCCGGCTCGACGGCTCAGCAGTACGCGATGAAGTACTGGATCACCACCTACACGCGGGCCTGCGCCGGCACCAGGATCAGCTACGACGGCAACGGCTCGGGGGCCGGCCAGGACGACTTCCTGCGCGGCCGGACGGCCTTCGCCGGCTCGGACTCCCCGCTCGACGCCGACCAGGTGAAGCAGTCCGAGAAGGTCTGCGCCGACGGTGGCCGCGCCATCCACCTGCCGATCGTCGGCGGGCCGATCGCGGTCGCCTTCCACCTCCCCGGCGTCGATCGGCTGGTCCTCGACGCCCCCACCCTCGCCAAGATCTTCAACGGCCGGATCACGCGGTGGGACGACCCGGCGATCGCCGGGCTCAACAAGGACACCAAGCTCCCCGCCACGCCGATCCGGACGTTCCACCGCTCCGACTCCTCCGGCACGACCGACAACTTCACGGCCTACCTCGCCGCCACCGCCCGGGACGCCTGGCCGTATCCGCACGCCAAGGAGTGGCCGGCGCGGGGCGGCGGATCCGCCAAGGGCTCCGCGGATCTCGCCGCCCAGGTGCAGCGGACCACGGGCGGGATCGGCTACGTCGAGCTGCCGTACGCGGTGGACCGGATGCTGCGCACCGTCTCGGTCGCCACCGGCGCGGCGACCCCCGCCGACGCCAACGTGATCGCGGCATCGCACGCGATCGCCGGTGCCCGGACGGTCAACACCGGCCATGACGTCATCCTCGACCTCGACTACGGGACCAAGGTCCCCGGTGCCTATCCCATCGACGTGGTCACCTACGAGATCGTCTGCGACAAGGGCAACAAGCCGGAGACCTGGCCCGCGACCAAGGCGTTCCTGGCGTACATGGCCAGCCAGAAGGGCCAGCAGAACCTGACCTTCCAGGGCTATGCGACGCTCCCGGCCAAGGTCGTGGACGCGGTCCGCCACGAGATCGGCACGCTGTCCTGA
- a CDS encoding DUF488 domain-containing protein, with the protein MPAKAQKAKKTNRARTVEVRRVYDPPEPADGARVLVDRLWPRGMAKGDERVADAEWCKDVAPSTELRKWYGHDEARFEEFVERYRAELAEGAPGAALEHLRELAADGPLALLTATKEVPLSHAAVLQEELRKG; encoded by the coding sequence ATGCCGGCAAAAGCGCAGAAAGCGAAGAAAACGAACAGGGCGCGCACGGTCGAGGTGCGCCGGGTGTACGACCCGCCGGAACCGGCCGACGGGGCGCGGGTCCTGGTGGACCGGCTGTGGCCCCGGGGGATGGCGAAGGGTGACGAGCGGGTCGCCGACGCCGAGTGGTGCAAGGACGTGGCGCCCTCGACGGAGCTGCGCAAGTGGTACGGGCACGACGAGGCGCGGTTCGAGGAGTTCGTCGAGCGGTACCGGGCCGAGCTGGCCGAGGGCGCGCCGGGTGCGGCGCTGGAGCATCTGCGGGAGCTGGCGGCGGACGGTCCGCTGGCGCTGCTGACGGCGACGAAGGAAGTGCCGCTGAGTCATGCGGCGGTGCTGCAGGAGGAGCTCCGGAAGGGCTGA
- a CDS encoding argininosuccinate synthase yields the protein MTERVVLAYSGGLDTSVCIGWIAEETGAEVIAVAVDVGQGGEDLDVIRKRALACGAVEAEVADARDEFAEGYCLPAIKANALYMDRYPLVSALSRPAIVKHLVAAAEKHGATTVAHGCTGKGNDQVRFEAGISSLAPGLKCIVPVRDYAMTRDKAIAFAEKAELPIATTKKSPYSIDQNVFGRAVETGFLEDIWNAPIEDLYEYTENPATPREADEVLITFKEGAPVALDGRPVTVLQAIQELNARAGAQGIGRIDMVEDRLVGIKSREVYEAPGAIALITAHQELENVTVERELARYKRQVEQRWGELVYDGLWFSPLKRALDGFLDEANAAVSGDIRMTLHGGRAVVTGRRSEQSLYDFDLATYDTGDTFDQSLSKGFIELFGMSSKIAAQRDLAG from the coding sequence ATGACCGAGCGTGTCGTACTCGCCTACTCGGGCGGCCTGGACACCTCCGTCTGCATCGGCTGGATAGCCGAGGAGACGGGCGCGGAGGTCATCGCCGTTGCCGTGGACGTCGGCCAGGGCGGCGAGGACCTGGACGTCATCCGCAAGCGCGCGCTCGCCTGCGGTGCGGTGGAAGCCGAGGTCGCCGACGCCAGGGACGAATTCGCCGAGGGGTACTGCCTCCCGGCGATCAAGGCCAACGCCCTCTACATGGACCGCTACCCGCTGGTCTCCGCGCTCTCCCGGCCGGCCATCGTCAAGCACCTGGTCGCCGCCGCCGAGAAGCACGGCGCGACCACGGTCGCCCACGGTTGCACCGGCAAGGGGAACGACCAGGTCCGGTTCGAGGCGGGCATCTCCTCGCTCGCTCCCGGCCTGAAGTGCATCGTCCCGGTCCGCGACTACGCGATGACCCGGGACAAGGCGATCGCCTTCGCCGAGAAGGCCGAACTGCCGATCGCCACCACCAAGAAGTCGCCGTACTCCATCGACCAGAACGTCTTCGGGCGGGCCGTGGAGACCGGCTTCCTGGAGGACATCTGGAACGCGCCGATCGAGGACCTCTACGAGTACACCGAGAACCCGGCCACCCCGCGTGAGGCCGACGAGGTCCTGATCACCTTCAAGGAAGGCGCGCCGGTCGCCCTCGACGGCAGGCCGGTCACTGTCCTCCAGGCCATCCAGGAGCTCAACGCGCGGGCCGGCGCCCAGGGCATCGGCCGGATCGACATGGTCGAGGACCGCCTCGTCGGCATCAAGTCCCGCGAGGTGTACGAGGCCCCGGGTGCGATCGCGCTGATCACCGCGCACCAGGAGCTGGAGAACGTCACCGTCGAGCGCGAACTGGCCCGCTACAAGCGGCAGGTCGAGCAGCGCTGGGGCGAGCTGGTCTACGACGGCCTGTGGTTCTCGCCGCTCAAGCGGGCCCTGGACGGCTTCCTCGACGAGGCCAACGCGGCGGTCTCCGGCGACATCCGGATGACCCTGCACGGTGGTCGCGCGGTGGTCACCGGCCGGCGCTCCGAGCAGTCGCTGTACGACTTCGACCTCGCCACCTACGACACCGGCGACACGTTCGACCAGTCGCTCTCCAAGGGCTTCATCGAGCTCTTCGGCATGTCGAGCAAGATTGCCGCGCAGCGCGACCTGGCAGGCTGA
- the argH gene encoding argininosuccinate lyase, whose amino-acid sequence MSSNNGDVRLWGGRFADGPAEALAKLSASVHFDWRLAPYDIAGSRAHARVLHKAGLLTADELARMIEGLDRLERDVADGSFTGTIADEDVHTALERGLLERLGPDLGGKLRAGRSRNDQVATLFRMYLRDHARIVGGLLADLQEALIGLAEAHPDVAMPGRTHLQHAQPVLFAHHVLAHVQSLSRDAERLRQWDERTAVSPYGSGALAGSSLGLDPEAVAADLGFERGSAGNSIDGTASRDFVAEFAFITAMIGVNLSRIAEEVIIWNTKEFSFVTLHDAFSTGSSIMPQKKNPDIAELARGKSGRLIGNLTGLLATLKALPLAYNRDLQEDKEPVFDSCDQLEVLLPAFTGMMATLTVNRARMEELAPAGFSLATDVAEWLVKQGVPFRVAHEVAGECVKECEAQGIELDELTDEQFAKISPHLTPEVRGVLNVPGALAARDGRGGTAPSAVAVQLAEVRADLVRQQEWAAAKK is encoded by the coding sequence GTGAGCAGCAACAACGGCGACGTCCGGCTCTGGGGCGGTCGCTTCGCCGACGGACCGGCCGAGGCGCTCGCCAAACTCTCCGCCTCCGTCCACTTCGACTGGCGGCTGGCCCCGTACGACATCGCCGGCTCCCGCGCGCACGCCCGTGTGCTGCACAAGGCCGGACTGCTCACCGCCGACGAACTGGCCCGCATGATCGAGGGGTTGGACCGGCTCGAACGGGACGTCGCCGACGGCTCGTTCACCGGCACCATCGCCGACGAGGACGTGCACACCGCCCTGGAGCGCGGGCTGCTGGAGCGGCTCGGCCCGGACCTCGGCGGCAAGCTGCGGGCCGGCCGGTCCCGCAACGACCAGGTCGCCACGCTCTTCCGGATGTATCTGCGGGACCACGCCCGGATCGTCGGGGGGCTGCTGGCCGACCTCCAGGAGGCGCTGATCGGCCTCGCCGAGGCGCACCCGGACGTCGCGATGCCCGGCCGCACCCACCTCCAGCACGCCCAGCCGGTGCTCTTCGCCCACCATGTGCTCGCCCATGTGCAGTCGCTGTCCCGGGACGCCGAGCGGCTGCGGCAGTGGGACGAGCGGACCGCGGTCTCGCCGTACGGCTCCGGCGCGCTGGCCGGCAGCAGCCTGGGCCTCGACCCGGAGGCGGTCGCCGCGGACCTCGGCTTCGAGCGGGGCTCGGCGGGGAACTCCATCGACGGCACGGCCTCCCGGGACTTCGTCGCGGAGTTCGCCTTCATCACCGCGATGATCGGGGTCAACCTCTCCCGGATCGCGGAGGAGGTCATCATCTGGAACACGAAGGAGTTCTCCTTCGTCACGCTGCACGACGCCTTCTCCACCGGCTCGTCGATCATGCCGCAGAAGAAGAACCCGGACATCGCGGAGCTGGCGCGGGGCAAGTCGGGGCGTCTGATCGGCAACCTCACGGGGCTGCTGGCGACGCTCAAGGCCCTGCCGCTCGCCTACAACCGCGACCTCCAGGAGGACAAGGAGCCGGTCTTCGACTCCTGCGACCAACTGGAAGTGCTGCTTCCGGCGTTCACCGGGATGATGGCCACGCTGACCGTCAACCGCGCGCGGATGGAGGAACTGGCGCCCGCCGGCTTCTCGCTCGCCACCGATGTCGCCGAGTGGCTGGTCAAGCAGGGCGTACCGTTCCGGGTGGCGCACGAGGTGGCCGGCGAGTGCGTCAAGGAGTGCGAGGCGCAGGGCATCGAGCTGGACGAGCTGACCGACGAGCAGTTCGCCAAGATCTCGCCGCACCTGACGCCCGAGGTCCGGGGCGTCCTCAACGTCCCCGGTGCGCTCGCGGCGCGCGACGGCCGGGGCGGCACCGCGCCGTCGGCGGTGGCGGTGCAGCTCGCCGAGGTGCGGGCGGACCTGGTGCGGCAGCAGGAGTGGGCCGCGGCGAAGAAGTGA
- a CDS encoding TetR/AcrR family transcriptional regulator has protein sequence MPVDREHVLTEAAALLTRRATTSMDEIARAAGISRATLHRHFAGRDALIRALEEHGIERFARAIDAARLDEGDAAGALRRLVHEAEPVAGVLAFLFTENQLFEAEPVNAGWAQLDARLTALFRRGQEEGTFRVDLSAIWLTEAFYGLLGAGAWAVHEGRVARNDLDHSIAELLLGGIRRSMEK, from the coding sequence ATGCCCGTGGACAGAGAACACGTACTCACCGAAGCCGCCGCCCTGCTCACCCGGCGCGCGACGACGTCGATGGACGAGATCGCCCGCGCCGCGGGCATCAGCCGGGCGACCCTGCACCGGCACTTCGCGGGCCGCGACGCGCTGATCCGCGCCCTGGAGGAGCACGGGATCGAGCGGTTCGCCCGGGCCATCGACGCCGCCCGGCTCGACGAGGGGGACGCCGCCGGCGCGCTGCGCCGACTGGTCCACGAGGCCGAGCCGGTCGCCGGCGTGCTGGCCTTCCTCTTCACCGAGAACCAGCTCTTCGAGGCCGAGCCGGTCAACGCCGGCTGGGCCCAGCTCGACGCCCGGCTCACCGCACTGTTCCGTCGCGGCCAGGAGGAGGGCACCTTCCGGGTCGACCTCAGCGCGATCTGGCTGACCGAGGCGTTCTACGGCCTCCTCGGCGCCGGCGCCTGGGCGGTGCACGAAGGCCGCGTCGCGCGGAACGACCTCGACCACTCGATCGCCGAGCTGCTGCTCGGCGGCATCCGACGGAGCATGGAGAAATGA
- a CDS encoding MFS transporter: protein MSDPTAEGRAGSAHVDDQPRPGRWLALSVLVLAVLLVGVDATVLGLATPFLSEDLKPSGTQLLWIGDIYSFVIAGLLVSMGSLGDRIGRKKLLLIGSVAFGALSVLAAYATSPSMMIIARGLQGVAGATLMPSTLALIRNLFHDPKERSLAIGIWGAMASAGTAVGPVLGGFLLGHFWWGSVFLINLPVMALLVVVGAKVIPESRNPDPGPWDVPSVVLSLVGIVGVVYAIKEAAVHGFRWDIGPAAVVGVLALLLFVRRQHTLASPLLNMRLFQHRGFSGAVLADLLTILGLSGLVFFLSQFLQMVQMRSPFNAGLVELPAAVGAVGAGLAAGWVARRLSVRLVVAGGLAVVGLSLAGCMALHADTGTLALCVILFVVGVGAGFAFTVTADVILSSVPKEEAGSASAVSETAYELGAALGIALLGSIVTSMYQGFSVPAGVPEHAAEAARSSLGGAVDAAAHLPAEQGAALLKAAQDSFVNGVDTAAGLGAVVLLGAAVAAWFLLRGQTLADSAEPQPAPEAETAPVAGSGSTAGGPAGHP, encoded by the coding sequence ATGAGCGATCCCACAGCCGAAGGGCGGGCTGGTTCAGCCCATGTGGACGACCAGCCCCGGCCGGGCCGTTGGCTCGCCCTCTCGGTCCTGGTCCTGGCGGTCCTGCTGGTCGGCGTCGACGCCACCGTGCTCGGCCTCGCCACCCCGTTCCTGAGCGAGGACCTGAAGCCGTCCGGCACCCAGCTGCTGTGGATCGGCGACATCTACTCGTTCGTCATCGCCGGACTGCTGGTCTCCATGGGCAGCCTCGGCGACCGGATCGGCCGGAAGAAGCTGTTGCTCATCGGCTCGGTGGCGTTCGGCGCGCTGTCGGTGCTCGCCGCCTACGCCACCAGCCCGTCGATGATGATCATCGCGCGCGGCCTCCAGGGCGTGGCGGGGGCGACGCTGATGCCCTCCACCCTCGCCCTGATCCGCAACCTCTTCCACGACCCCAAGGAACGCAGCCTGGCGATCGGCATCTGGGGCGCCATGGCTTCGGCCGGCACGGCGGTCGGGCCGGTCCTCGGCGGCTTCCTGCTGGGCCACTTCTGGTGGGGCTCGGTCTTCCTGATCAACCTCCCGGTGATGGCGCTGCTGGTCGTCGTCGGCGCCAAGGTGATCCCCGAGTCCCGCAACCCCGACCCCGGTCCGTGGGACGTCCCCAGCGTCGTACTGTCGCTGGTGGGCATCGTCGGCGTCGTCTACGCCATCAAGGAAGCGGCGGTGCACGGCTTCCGCTGGGACATCGGGCCGGCCGCCGTCGTCGGCGTGCTCGCCCTGCTGCTGTTCGTCCGCCGCCAGCACACCCTCGCCTCGCCGCTGCTGAACATGCGGCTCTTCCAGCACCGGGGCTTCTCCGGCGCGGTGCTGGCCGACCTGCTGACCATCCTCGGACTGTCCGGTCTGGTCTTCTTCCTCTCCCAGTTCCTCCAGATGGTGCAGATGCGCTCGCCGTTCAACGCCGGGCTGGTCGAACTCCCGGCCGCGGTCGGCGCGGTGGGTGCCGGCCTGGCCGCCGGCTGGGTCGCCCGCCGGCTGTCGGTGCGCCTGGTGGTGGCCGGTGGCCTCGCGGTGGTCGGCCTCTCGCTCGCCGGCTGCATGGCCCTGCACGCCGACACCGGCACCCTCGCGCTGTGCGTCATCCTCTTCGTCGTGGGCGTCGGCGCCGGCTTCGCCTTCACCGTCACCGCCGACGTCATCCTCTCCAGCGTGCCCAAGGAGGAGGCCGGTTCCGCCTCCGCGGTCTCCGAGACCGCCTACGAGCTGGGCGCCGCGCTCGGCATCGCCCTGCTGGGCTCCATCGTCACCAGCATGTACCAGGGCTTCAGCGTCCCCGCCGGCGTGCCCGAACACGCCGCCGAGGCCGCCCGCTCCTCGCTCGGCGGCGCCGTGGACGCCGCCGCCCACCTCCCCGCCGAGCAGGGCGCCGCCCTGCTGAAGGCCGCCCAGGACTCCTTCGTCAACGGCGTGGACACCGCGGCCGGACTGGGCGCGGTGGTGCTGCTGGGCGCCGCGGTGGCCGCGTGGTTCCTGCTCCGCGGCCAGACCCTGGCCGACAGCGCGGAGCCGCAGCCCGCGCCGGAGGCCGAGACCGCTCCGGTGGCCGGCTCCGGCTCCACCGCCGGTGGCCCGGCCGGGCACCCGTAA